The genomic stretch ACATCGACCCGTCCATCCTGATCTTCCTGCAGCGCCAGGGCATGTCGGCCGACGACATCGACAAGCTCCTGAACCGCGAATCCGGGCTCAAGGGCCTCTACGGCGACAACGACATGCGCGCCATTGTCGACGCCGCTGCCGCCGGGGACGCCCGCGCGAAGCTTGCCCTGGACATCGCCTCGTACCGCCTGGCGAAATACATAGGCGGCTACCACGTGGCGGTTGGCGGGGCGCACGCACTCGTGTTCACGGCCGGGATTGGCGAGAATTCCGCGGACTTCCGTGCGCTGGTGGCCTCCCGCCTGGGGGCGCTGGGCGTGAAGCTCGACGGCGGGGCGAACCTCGTGCGCTCGTCCGCGCCGCGTGTGGTGAGCGCACCGGATTCGGCGATCCCCGTGCTCGTGGTTCCCACGGACGAAGAGCAGGCCATCGCGGAGGCGACTGCCGCCGTCGTGCGTGGCGCCTGAGGGCCCTTAGCCTCCGAAGGCGGGCGGGGGTACCGCGACCGTGGCCAGGAGTTCGGTCAGCAGCCACGCGGCAATGTCGGCGGGCAGGGCCTCCACCAGGGCCAGGACCGGCGCCATGGCAGCGGGAAGCCCGCTGCCGGCCAGCCCGAGTCCGGCCAGGACGGTGCGGGCGGCCGCCGAATCCCTCTCACGCGGCCCGCTGCCCGCCAGCAGTGCGGCGAGTGGGGCGTTGGCGGCCAACAGCTGCTGCGGTTCAAGGCCGGGCACCCCGCGGACGGCTTCGGCGGCCCGGACCATGGCCCCGGTGAGTTCCGGCAGGCGCGATTCCGTCACCGGCGTGATGGTCAGGTGTGTGGTGCGGGGCAGGACCGACCCGTCCGCCTGCGTGAAGGCCGGCTGGAGCTGCGCCGTGAAGCCGTGGAGCTTCAGGTTGTCCGCCCAGTGGTGCGGATCGACCCGGCGGCCGGCCGGAACAGAGCCGTCAACCGCCACGGCAAGGAGCGGGCCCGTGGGCGTGCCCACCACGCGCAGGCCCTCGATGCCGGCCACAGTGCCCAGGACCGCCTCCGTGGAGCGGCGGCACGAGGCGGCCAGCTCCGCGAAACCGGAGGTGCCCAGCAGCTTGATGATGGCCCATGCCGCAGCGAGGGGTGCCGCCGACTTGGAACCGAGCAGGGTGGGGTTGACCACGGGGTAGCCCGGCCAGGAGGTGGTGGCGAAGTATTGTGCCCGCTGACGGTCCCGCCCGCGCGTCAGCAGCACGGAGGCGCCCTTGGGTGCATAGCCATACTTGTGCAGGTCTGCGGAAATGCTGGTCACGCCGGACACGCGCAGGTCCCACTCCGGCAGCCCTTCCCAGAACGGCAGCACGAGCCCGCCGATGCAGGCGTCCACGTGGCAGTCGATCCCGTGTTCCTGTGCGGCACGGGCCACCTCTGCCACTGGGTCAAGCACGGCGTGCGGGTAGGACGGCGCCGACACCACCACCAGCGCCACGTCCGGGCCCATCGCGGCAGCCAGGCCGGCAGCGTCTGCCCGCCCTGCGCCGTCGACCGGGACCAGATCCAGTGTGAGCCCAAAATAGTGGGCGGCCTTGTGGAACGCTGCGTGGACGGAGGCCGGTGCCAGCAGCCGCGGGGTGCCGGTTTTCCCGGCCCGGTGGAAGTTCTCCCGGGCCGTCTTGACCGCCAGCATGCAGCTTTCGGTGCCGCCGCTGGTCACGCTTCCGACGACGTCGTCCCCGCCTCCCAGCAGGGTGCGCATGAAGCCGGTGACATCGCGCTCCATGGCGGCGATAGAGGTGAAGGTGGTGGGGTCAAGGCCGTTGAGCGGCTGCACGGCCGCCATGGCTGCCGCGGCCAGCTCGTCCACCGCGGCCACGCCCGAATCGTAGACGTAGGAGAGGACCCCGCCGCCGTGGGTGGGGGCGTCGGCCGAGCGCAGGGCGGCCAGTTCGCGGAGGATGTCCTCCGGCTCGGCGGCGAAGGGGATCATGAATTTCCTAGGTTGGGTGAGGTGGGGGTTGAGGCGCCGGCATCGATGTCGCCCTGGCGCAGCGGATAGCGGCGGAAGACCAGCAGGCTGGCAAGGATCAAAAGTGCGGGGACCAGGCTGAAGCTGAGGATGATGCCGTTGACGGCGGCGGTGCCCTGGACCACGGTTTCCCCGGCCGTGGACTGGATGTAGCCGCTGGCGGCCAGCACCAGTGACAGGACGGTGCCGCCCAGGGCCATGCCCGTGGTTTCCCCTGCTGTCCAGACACCGCCGAAGACGCCGGCGGAGCCCTCGCCGTGGGTCTTGGCATCGTGGGTGATGACATCCGGCAGCATGGCCATGGGCAGCGACTGCATGCCCGCATATCCGGCCCCGGCAAGTGCCACGGGAACGTAGATCCACGTGCCGGGCGAGGCCAGCATGCCCAGCAGCGCCAGGGCGGCGGCGCCAAACATGATGCTGGCGTAGTTGAACGCCCGCTCCTTGCCGATTCGGCCCGCCACGGACCGCCACACGGGGGCAAACACCAGCGCGGGCCCGATGAGCGCGATGAACAGGAAGGTCACGGCGGATTCGGAGTGCAGCACCCAGGTGGCCACATACTGCGCGCCGGCCAGCATGCCGCCGGTGGCAAGCCCCTGCAGGGCAAAGCACAGCAGCAGAACCCGGAACGCGTGGCTGCGCCTGAGTGCGCCGAGGCTGTCGCGGTAGTTGGCGCCGATGCCGCCGCGCTCGGCC from Arthrobacter stackebrandtii encodes the following:
- a CDS encoding pyridoxal phosphate-dependent decarboxylase family protein encodes the protein MIPFAAEPEDILRELAALRSADAPTHGGGVLSYVYDSGVAAVDELAAAAMAAVQPLNGLDPTTFTSIAAMERDVTGFMRTLLGGGDDVVGSVTSGGTESCMLAVKTARENFHRAGKTGTPRLLAPASVHAAFHKAAHYFGLTLDLVPVDGAGRADAAGLAAAMGPDVALVVVSAPSYPHAVLDPVAEVARAAQEHGIDCHVDACIGGLVLPFWEGLPEWDLRVSGVTSISADLHKYGYAPKGASVLLTRGRDRQRAQYFATTSWPGYPVVNPTLLGSKSAAPLAAAWAIIKLLGTSGFAELAASCRRSTEAVLGTVAGIEGLRVVGTPTGPLLAVAVDGSVPAGRRVDPHHWADNLKLHGFTAQLQPAFTQADGSVLPRTTHLTITPVTESRLPELTGAMVRAAEAVRGVPGLEPQQLLAANAPLAALLAGSGPRERDSAAARTVLAGLGLAGSGLPAAMAPVLALVEALPADIAAWLLTELLATVAVPPPAFGG
- a CDS encoding MFS transporter, coding for MTTPEQAPAGAPLPARTVARYALGSLGTGGFATLPGLVLIYYMTDTLGIAAIAAGLLVTAAKVWDVVIDPVIGARSDHSLAATGSRRRFMVLGGTLLPLFFILTFAVPAGMGPGWAGVWVLVAFMATATAFSLFQVPYIALPAELTASYDQRTRLLSVRVLVLALAILLFGAGGPALRGLGGENEALGYLLMAVVAGLVIGVAMLLTSSVAERGPVRPAERGGIGANYRDSLGALRRSHAFRVLLLCFALQGLATGGMLAGAQYVATWVLHSESAVTFLFIALIGPALVFAPVWRSVAGRIGKERAFNYASIMFGAAALALLGMLASPGTWIYVPVALAGAGYAGMQSLPMAMLPDVITHDAKTHGEGSAGVFGGVWTAGETTGMALGGTVLSLVLAASGYIQSTAGETVVQGTAAVNGIILSFSLVPALLILASLLVFRRYPLRQGDIDAGASTPTSPNLGNS